The genomic region CCGCCGAGTCGTAGATGTCGCCCGCGATGAGGACGGCGTCCACCTCGTACTGCCGGACGACGCCGATGATCTCCTCCATTACCGCGCGCTGCTCGGCGAGGCGGTTGTGGCCCTTCAGGGTCTTGCCGATGTGCCAGTCGGAGGTATGCAGGAACCTCATGTCCGGCTCCTTTCAAGAGATGTCAGGCCGCGACGCGGTGCGCGTACAGGTGATTCATGACGGTCTGGTTGGCCGCCCATCCGTCTGGGAATTTCACCGGTTCGTGTAGGTGAACTGGCTCGCTGGATGGGTGCGCGTCGAGCAGTTCCCGGATGCCGGCCCGCCCGACGACGACGCAGGCCTGTCGATGGCGGGAGGCGAGTACGCACAGGCGTCCGGCCTCGAGATGGAACGCTGTGGCGTCGCGTCGTCCCGACAACGGATGCAGTACCACGGTCAGGTCATACTCTCGGCCCTGCAGGCGATTCGCCGTGTCGACCGTGACGTCCGGCAGGTCGGACAGCGCTTCGCGAAGGGCGGCCGCTTGGTCGCGATGCGCGGTGCCGACCGCGATTCGCTGCGAGGTGATCGGCCTAGAGTCGTTCCCCGACCGCGCGTTCGCTCCGCGTTCGAGAAATCTCCGAACTACGTCGGCGACCGTGGAAATCGCTTCGGCGTCTGTCCTGGGGGTGTGTCGCGCGGGCAGTTCGTAGAAGCCCCAGCCGGTGGTCGCCGCCTCGGCCAGCAGGGCGTCCAGGGGAGAGCGCCCGAAGGCGCGGGTGCCGAAGGTGAGTTCACGGTCTCCTGGTTCGGCACCGGTCCGAAACCCCGTGTACGGGTAGAAGGCGCTAGCCACGACCCCTTCGGCGCTCGCGGGCAGGCGCCACGAGACGGGCAGCCGATGAACCGGCAGGTCGGGGTTAGTGCGCAGCAGCCCGGCCACCGCGCTCTGCATCGGGTCCCAGCTGAGCCCGCGCCAGCGGTCGTTCTCGACCACGGAGAATGGATCCAGTTGGCCCGGGTCGCCGACGAACAGGGCCCGCTCGAACCGCGGGGCAATGGCGAGCAGGGAGTCCGAACGCATCTGGTAGGCCTCGTCGACAATCGCCCACGGCCAGGAGCGGTCCTTCACGTAGGCCCAGCGGGCGGCCGTCGCGATGACGATCTCACAGCTCAGCAGGTTGCCGAGATCTTTGTCGACCAGCACGTTGGTCAGGGCCGCGAGGCGCGCTGGCCGCCCGTATGTGGAACTTGCCAGCCGTCCGATCATGAGACCGGTCGGCAGGGCGGCGGAGAGGTTGGTGGTCAGGTCGTCGACCTGCTCATTGGTTTGGGCGACAATTATCAGCCGCTCGCCGGCCGAGGCGAGCGCGGCCGCGGTCCGGACCACGAGGGTTGACTTTCCCGCCCCGGGTGGGGAATCGACGACCACGCCGCGGTGCTGACGGGATCGGAAGTCGGCGAGGATCGCGGCGATGACGCGTTCGGCTTCGGCTGCTGGGTCGATGGTCATTCCCATGGCTCCTGGGCGTCGTCATCGGTCGGTACGTACGGTCGCGGTGGTCCGCCGTGGGTCCACGGTGTTTGGTCGGTCGGCGGCAGGTCGGGTGTGCGGATCGCGTCCGGGTAGACGCTGGTGTAGGTGATCTCGTCGCCGACATCGGGCACGCTGCCTGACGCCGGCGTCGCCGCCCGGCCCATGCCTCCGTCGAGCTCGAGGCTGACCAGCACACCGTCGGCCGATCGCGCGATTTCGGTGATGCGGGCGTTCTGTTTCATGCGCTCCGGCGCCCGCAACGCCTTGCCGACCGGCAGATGTACAGGGTCGTCGGTGCTGACCACGATCAGCGGTCGGGTGACCCGGCGGCCCTTCTCACTTAAGATGCGCCGATCGCGGTCGACTGACACGACGGTCCCCTGGAACGCCTCGCCGTTGACCCGGTAGCCCGCCATGACGAACGGATCGTCCAAGGCCCGGCTGGCGTCGTAGGTCGTCTGCTCCCGCTCGAGGGACTGGAGTCGACGAGCCGCGGCCACCGCACCGTCCCGACGGGCCTGCGGACGGCCATCGGTGGTGAGGTAGTCGTGGTAGCGGCTGAAATCCCGGCGGTCCGCCGTCCAGCGGGTCTCGACCGTTTCTGCGGCCGGCAGCTTCCGAAGAACCTCGATCGCGCGCCACATCAACCGCCAGGTTGGCTCCAACTGGCCACGAAGCTCACGCTCGAGGATTTCCACCGCGCGCAGCCGTTTCGGGCTGTCGGGCGCGGCGCTCTCATACGCCCGGATGGCGGGCGCCAGCACCTCGTTGTCGAAGGCGGGGTCGGTTGACGGGCCGGCTGGCGGCCAGACGAGTGGATCCTCGGCCGCATGCGCGGCCTCCGGCCCGGAGACTCCCTCGGGCGGGTCGATCCAGCCGAGCAGTGCGGCCAGGTTCGCGTCCTCCACAGCGCTCTGCCCGCTGGCCCAATGCAGGCTCAGGGTCTGAGTCATCGCGAGCATGGCCGAGGAGCCGGCGTGCTCGGATCGCTCACCGAGGTAGGTCAGCCACCGGCCCAACAGCGGCACCCCGTGCGCCACCGGGGACGGCCCGTTGGTGCGACGGAAGCGGGTGGATCGGCCGAGCAGCTTGACGAAACCGAGGCCGGTCGCGTTCGGAACCAGCAATTGGGGAGCATCTAGGAACACATTGTTCGAGCCGACCACCTCGAACTTCGCAGTGCAGGAGCGCACATAGGCTAGTACGACATCGGCCAACGAGGCGGCGAAGTTGAAGCGGAGGTCGCGGTTCCGCGGCTGGGGCACTACCAACAGGGTCGGGTCGTGCTGGTCAGTGCCGATCATCGCGGCCAGCGGCGCATTTGCCTCGCCCGCGAGCGCCAGCGGGACTAACACCAACGGCCGGTCGGACAGGTGGACATGGCGGCGTGTTGCGATCGGGACGGCCCTGCCAGCGGCCACGGCCAGCGCTTTGGCGTACGAGGAGATGGCGCTCATGCCGCCACCGAGCCGAAGATCTTGGCGGTTGTGCGGAGCATCGCCGCCGCCTCGGCCTGGTCGTCGCTTGCCACCAGGGTGGCGTCGGCCAGGCCGAGTGCCTCGGCGACGGTCTCCACACCGCCGAGTTCCTCGCGCACGCTAAGTCCCAGGGCTGCGGTGCAGCCAGTAGCCTCGTGCCGGCAGAAAAAGGCCATTTCGCACTTGGCGAGGCAGTCGGGTGCATAACGCGCCTCGATCTCGCCGAGTGCGGATATCACGTCGGCAGCCGGGCGGCTCGGTTTGCCGTCGTCGTCCGGCGCGAGGTCGAGCGTCAGGGTCGGCGGCAACGCCGCGACCAGGCTCTCGATGCGAGTGAGCCGAGACAGCTGATGGTTTAGCACAATGAGCTGCTTTCGGACGTCGACCTTGGTGGCCACCGGCTGGTTCGAGAAGTCCTTCGGGCAAATCAGCACGACCTCGTCGGCGACCTTGTCGTCGCCGAGCAGCCGCCGAAGGGCAAGCACGTAGACGGCGGACTGCGTGGCCGCAGCGGCGACCTTCCGGGCATCGGCCTGATCGTCGATCACCGCGAAGGACTTGATCTCGACCACGTGAAAAACACCTTGGTGGTGGAAGGCGACCAGGTCAGGTTCGAGGTAGACGTCGTTCCCGCCGACGTCAAGGCGCAGGAGTGGGTGGTCGTAAAATGTGGCGGCAGCATTCGGGTCGGCCGCGGCGCTGGTGAGCTTCTGTCGCGACCGGGCGTGCCGGACCTCCTGCCCGGTGTTGCCACCGACGTCCCCCAGGTCGGTGCTTCCGACTTCCCGGATCTCGAGGCCTAAGGTCTCGCGCAGCAGGCGGAGCAGTTCGGCGTATCCGTTCGCCTTAATTTGAGCCTCGAAGGCGTTGCCGCGGGTGATCGCGAACTGGGACTGGCCGAACTTCGCCGGGTATCCGACGTGGCGCGCCAAGGCGTCCTTGTCGACGCCGGCGGCGTCGAGGACGGCGCGGCGTGCGCATCCGGGGTTACCGGTCAGCGCGGCGACCGTACGGGCATTGTGGCGTTTCGCAGTACCGGCGCCGCGGATACGGCGCAGCCGGTCCTGGGTGTCGTTGTTCATCGAGTCGTCCTTCGCGGAAGACGAAGTGCTACCAAGGGGTCAGGAGCTGGTCGCGGAGACACTCCGCAGCCGGCTGCCGAAGAGCTGCTCCACGTCGTCGAGCTGCTCGCCGGCCCGCTTCGCGGCCGCTTCGCGGTGCGACCGGTCGGCGTCCCGGTGGATCTCGAGCTCGGCCGCAGCCGCCTCAGCGAGGGCCGCGGCGGTCATCGCGTCGGCGCTGGCGGCGGCACCGGGGATGTTGGCGGCGAACCGCCACAGCAGCCGCCGGGCTTGCGGACCGGGATCGGGGATCCGGTCCAGATGTTCGGCTAGGCGGATGGCTGAGGTGAGGAAATCAACGCGTGGGCTCAGCGGCCCGATCACGCGGGTGGCCATCGGCCAGGTAGAGACGGCCAGCAGGCCGCGGGCCGGGGCGAGCAGGTCGGCTGTCAGGGCAGCGCAAAGATAGTACGGCCGGGCATGCGGCGCCGACCGGAAGGACCTTTCCTCGTCGCGGCGCAGGCTGGTGAGCCGCGCCGGGATCATCTCGCCGACGTGGAACGCTTCGTGCACGGCGATGATCAGCTTCGGTGCGGCGGGCGCACCCAGCAGGGTCAGCGCCTGGTGGACCTGCTCACGCAGCGGCAGCAGCGGGCCGGTCTGCCGGCGGACCGCAACGGGCTGCTCGGCGAGCTCGTCGAGCGCCTCCTCCCACTGCCGCTCGGCCTTGCGCAGCTCACCGCGCAGCACCTTGGCGCGCCCCCGTTCCCCGGCGACTACTGCCTTGCGGACGGCGGCGCGCATCTCGTCTATGCGGCGTTCAAGGGCTTCGGCGGAGGAGGTCACGGGATCACCATACATATTCCAGCACGTTCCAGCAATTCCCAGCTTTGTGGCGCCGATGGTGACGAGGACACCCATCACCTTCGGCCCCCGGAAGGGCAGATGACCAGGCATCAAGCGCTACCTCAGACGCGAGCCGTGCTCGCCAAAGGCTGACGGCCGCTATCGGCCGACGTCCTGCGGTCCCAGCCTCTGCGTCAGATGATGACCACTTTGGCCCGCGGCTGTTCGGTTTCGAGGTACCGGATGGATTCGGGCAACGTCGTGGGACCGACAGATCCGGTCGATTATCGGGGTGAGGCTGTCGGTCTCGGCGTGGGTGCGGAGCGTGTCGAGGTGTTGCCGGCTGGGTGCCGTGGTGAGAAGTGACGCTGCGGTGTCGAACGAAGGTGCCAGCAGCCGCCGCGCGAGTAGCCAGATCGGTCCGATGAGGCTCCCGCCGCTGTGACGCCGCCCCCGGGAAGCACCAGGGTATCGGTCGGAACCACTGCCCGCCGGAGCGCGGTGAGTGAGTGGTGCCGTACGTGGCGGCACGGAACCTGTCAAGATTGTTGAGCTGCTGCAGTACGGCTCGGCGGCTGGCGTTTGCTGGACTTCGCTGCTGTATATCGGCCCTCGCTCGGAGCCTGCAAAGCGACGCCACCATCCGCCCGCCTTCACTTCCAGACCGGGATCCACCATCGCCACCCATCCGGCGCGACTGGCCAGCTCGGGTCCGGTTGCCAGCCGGCTGGCGGGATCCAGCCTTCGGGCGGTGACGGCCAACCAGGGGGAACCTCGAACTTGATTCCGCTCGGTGGTGGAGGGATCGGGCCGTGTGCTCGCGGCGCTGCCGGGATGACCGGAGCCGACTGATCGCCTGGATCGGCCACGGGAACCAACGGGGCGGCGGTGGGTCGAGACGAAGCGGTGTCGCCGAGCCAGCTCTCGGGGAGTTCATGTGCTCGCGCGACGTAGAGGACTACCTCGGTCTTGATTCTGTTGCCCTGTACGACGGCCCGGGCCGCCGCGGTGGCGCCTTGCTGCTCGAGGTGCCGCATTGCCGGCAAAAGCTCACTGCTCATCTTCGGAGTGAGCTGCCCGACGCAAGCACCGTCGATACGGACCTCCACTACCGTCCGGGTACTACGTGCCAACTGCTCGACGATCTCGTGAAGGCTGACGTGCACCCAGCATTCGCCCTCGGGCCGCAGGAAGGGCGCCAGGCTACCCAGGTACTTCTCCTCGCCCGTCACCTGGATCGCGTTGCCGGTCGGC from Micromonospora profundi harbors:
- a CDS encoding AAA domain-containing protein; protein product: MTIDPAAEAERVIAAILADFRSRQHRGVVVDSPPGAGKSTLVVRTAAALASAGERLIIVAQTNEQVDDLTTNLSAALPTGLMIGRLASSTYGRPARLAALTNVLVDKDLGNLLSCEIVIATAARWAYVKDRSWPWAIVDEAYQMRSDSLLAIAPRFERALFVGDPGQLDPFSVVENDRWRGLSWDPMQSAVAGLLRTNPDLPVHRLPVSWRLPASAEGVVASAFYPYTGFRTGAEPGDRELTFGTRAFGRSPLDALLAEAATTGWGFYELPARHTPRTDAEAISTVADVVRRFLERGANARSGNDSRPITSQRIAVGTAHRDQAAALREALSDLPDVTVDTANRLQGREYDLTVVLHPLSGRRDATAFHLEAGRLCVLASRHRQACVVVGRAGIRELLDAHPSSEPVHLHEPVKFPDGWAANQTVMNHLYAHRVAA
- a CDS encoding HIRAN domain-containing protein gives rise to the protein MSIPLDLWGQRGWASVDVAGESHYRRTIRGLFGKDFKASGTEVVLTAHLIPEPRNKHDRNAVGVWVGGAQVGYLPREDAVRYAPVLSGLTAQGWLPQVSATVWGSEWSDYDGKPGTFQGSVRLDLAEPHMLVPANMPPSGDCRMLPTGNAIQVTGEEKYLGSLAPFLRPEGECWVHVSLHEIVEQLARSTRTVVEVRIDGACVGQLTPKMSSELLPAMRHLEQQGATAAARAVVQGNRIKTEVVLYVARAHELPESWLGDTASSRPTAAPLVPVADPGDQSAPVIPAAPRAHGPIPPPPSGIKFEVPPGWPSPPEGWIPPAGWQPDPSWPVAPDGWRWWIPVWK